A portion of the Paenibacillus marchantiae genome contains these proteins:
- a CDS encoding stalk domain-containing protein, with protein MKISFLRVLSTGMLAGMLSIGAALPAWASDLITSELRITAGSTSAYINGSKQAIAKPYQFKGVTMVPVGVFKKAFGSEIRLEKNDVVKVKEGPHTVTLTIGSSIAWVDGVKKEMGAAPKMVNGVLMVPLRPVAAGIGATLAPSSSGEMVIRLLQTDESEDEDEGGINLDEGKTRIGNSYYGWSINYPSDLMILQTGEQERMMTFGAEDSSYYLEVYVSDQDVNLDSDDLLQQLVQEAKESGDTVLDRESIAKGKTPYARIVVKDADGVLWEMRQYIHDGRQYDVYLADYGALNYKDLGKRAALLNSFQPTYAQSDRTIKDLSTVDEGMRSTWNDDYGIELKIPAGWSMDNTQMIYEAKDGAYLQLRVTSAPKGATVKEWSGQLDKWMRETFTPESYEPIGSYTMDVSGETAEMNEFRYNFGDGWQTEFDVLLQKNGYRYYAEYTFPEEQTKDREWFKSIMKSVEIDFDTVSDNFGQLDEDPYLTDKTKSVTRTSKRYHYSVDIPRYWTPYNDRFEYSPVVYTFTGGQFSIAASEDKSIEMTVSQLREAYAEATKTRKNFKLLSSEELTFAGVPAFSFIYHEVDNGVPYTGRQIVFEQNGTTYTITSGLNDANKTEVQAAALEKAVNSFTFIK; from the coding sequence ATGAAAATATCATTTTTACGTGTGCTAAGCACAGGTATGTTAGCCGGGATGCTGAGCATTGGAGCGGCATTGCCTGCGTGGGCATCCGATCTTATAACAAGTGAGCTGCGGATCACAGCGGGTAGTACGAGCGCTTATATCAACGGCAGCAAGCAGGCAATCGCCAAACCATATCAGTTCAAAGGCGTTACGATGGTTCCTGTTGGTGTATTCAAGAAGGCTTTTGGCAGCGAGATCCGACTGGAGAAGAATGATGTGGTCAAAGTTAAGGAAGGTCCGCATACTGTCACCTTAACCATTGGCAGTTCGATTGCCTGGGTGGATGGAGTCAAAAAAGAGATGGGCGCAGCCCCAAAAATGGTTAATGGCGTGCTTATGGTACCACTCCGCCCGGTAGCTGCGGGGATTGGCGCTACACTTGCTCCAAGCAGTTCAGGAGAAATGGTCATTCGATTATTGCAAACGGACGAATCGGAGGATGAGGACGAGGGCGGCATTAATCTGGACGAAGGCAAAACGAGAATTGGTAACAGTTATTACGGCTGGTCCATTAATTACCCATCCGACCTCATGATTCTGCAAACGGGTGAGCAGGAGCGCATGATGACATTTGGCGCGGAGGACAGCAGTTATTATCTTGAAGTGTATGTGAGTGACCAGGATGTGAATTTGGATTCGGATGATTTGTTACAGCAGCTTGTTCAGGAAGCAAAAGAGAGCGGAGATACGGTGCTCGATCGGGAATCGATTGCCAAAGGGAAAACACCTTATGCCCGGATTGTGGTTAAGGATGCGGACGGGGTGTTATGGGAAATGCGCCAATATATCCATGATGGTCGCCAATATGACGTATACCTCGCGGATTATGGAGCATTGAATTACAAGGATCTGGGCAAACGTGCAGCGCTACTCAATTCATTCCAGCCTACTTATGCTCAGTCCGATCGTACAATTAAGGATCTTTCAACCGTGGATGAGGGGATGCGCTCTACCTGGAATGATGATTATGGCATTGAACTGAAGATTCCAGCAGGCTGGTCCATGGACAACACCCAGATGATATACGAAGCCAAGGATGGTGCATATCTGCAACTACGTGTTACATCTGCACCGAAGGGTGCGACGGTCAAAGAGTGGAGTGGCCAACTGGACAAGTGGATGCGTGAGACATTCACGCCGGAAAGTTATGAGCCGATAGGTTCGTATACGATGGATGTATCAGGCGAGACTGCCGAAATGAATGAGTTCCGTTATAACTTTGGCGATGGATGGCAGACGGAGTTCGATGTTCTTTTGCAAAAAAATGGCTATCGCTATTATGCAGAGTATACGTTCCCTGAGGAGCAGACGAAGGATCGGGAATGGTTTAAGAGTATCATGAAGAGTGTTGAGATTGATTTTGATACCGTATCTGATAATTTCGGACAGCTGGATGAAGACCCATATTTGACGGATAAAACAAAATCTGTGACACGAACGTCCAAACGTTATCATTACAGTGTAGATATTCCACGTTACTGGACGCCGTACAATGATCGGTTTGAGTATTCTCCTGTCGTGTATACCTTCACAGGTGGTCAATTCTCCATTGCCGCGAGTGAGGACAAATCCATTGAAATGACTGTCAGTCAACTTAGAGAGGCGTATGCGGAAGCAACCAAAACGCGTAAAAACTTCAAGTTGCTTAGCAGTGAGGAGTTGACGTTTGCGGGTGTGCCTGCGTTTTCCTTTATCTATCATGAAGTGGACAATGGTGTGCCGTATACCGGACGTCAGATCGTGTTTGAACAGAACGGAACGACGTATACCATTACGAGCGGGCTGAATGACGCCAACAAGACGGAAGTGCAGGCAGCAGCGCTGGAAAAAGCCGTGAACTCATTTACTTTTATCAAATAA
- a CDS encoding S1C family serine protease, whose translation MRVLGKKGVAILMAAVLSISVAATAGAAESSSSMQAKMVDGQVYVSSKDLVKALGGSGQYDAKSGTFQYKGSEAVPKVIEKVSPSVVGIIGKSTELQDGVTSDRYNLAHGTGLIIRSNGWIVTNAHVVDGLINPLVVTTDGNTYKITKTYSDPLSDIALIKINAKSLKPATFAKASQTTVGETVIAIGTPISFSLRNSATVGVISGLNRGVEATYRLIQTDTAINPGNSGGPLVNLKGEVVGINSMKFSAVGIESMGFSIPVDTVQYIINQFFEYGKIKRASLGLQLEESWSAIVGLPTDDPLTITGVLSAQAKKAKIKEGDVLYSVAGTRVSSVVDINELLKTYVPGQKVKLLMQTDGDIVTRTVVLADRADIQDDEDEQFTVDENQ comes from the coding sequence ATGAGAGTGTTGGGGAAAAAGGGCGTAGCCATACTGATGGCTGCTGTACTCTCGATCAGTGTTGCAGCAACGGCTGGGGCAGCGGAGTCTTCATCAAGTATGCAAGCCAAAATGGTAGATGGACAAGTATATGTTAGTTCAAAGGATTTGGTCAAAGCGCTCGGAGGAAGTGGGCAATATGACGCCAAGTCTGGAACGTTTCAGTATAAGGGCAGTGAAGCAGTCCCGAAAGTAATTGAAAAAGTATCTCCTTCTGTTGTAGGCATTATCGGCAAATCTACTGAATTACAGGATGGCGTCACATCGGATCGCTATAACCTAGCTCATGGCACTGGCTTGATCATCCGCTCCAACGGCTGGATTGTGACGAATGCCCATGTGGTTGATGGATTAATAAACCCGTTGGTCGTGACGACTGATGGCAATACATATAAAATCACCAAAACATACAGTGACCCGTTAAGCGATATCGCTCTAATCAAAATTAATGCCAAATCTCTTAAACCGGCGACCTTCGCCAAAGCTTCCCAAACAACTGTTGGAGAAACCGTCATTGCCATCGGCACACCGATTTCCTTCTCTTTGCGTAACTCGGCGACAGTGGGCGTAATCAGTGGTCTTAATCGGGGAGTGGAGGCTACCTATCGGTTGATTCAAACAGATACAGCCATTAACCCTGGCAACAGCGGCGGACCGCTGGTCAACCTCAAAGGTGAAGTTGTTGGTATTAACTCTATGAAATTTTCAGCAGTGGGTATCGAGAGCATGGGATTTTCAATTCCAGTAGATACCGTTCAATATATTATCAATCAGTTCTTTGAATACGGAAAAATCAAGCGTGCAAGCCTCGGCTTGCAACTGGAAGAGAGCTGGTCAGCGATTGTGGGCCTGCCTACTGATGATCCTTTGACGATTACGGGTGTGCTGTCAGCTCAAGCGAAGAAAGCCAAAATTAAAGAGGGAGATGTGTTATACAGTGTAGCAGGCACACGTGTGTCCTCTGTGGTGGATATCAATGAGCTGCTCAAAACGTATGTGCCAGGACAGAAGGTCAAACTGTTAATGCAAACGGACGGCGATATTGTCACTCGTACGGTGGTCCTTGCTGATCGAGCGGATATCCAAGACGATGAAGATGAGCAGTTCACTGTAGATGAAAATCAATAA
- the uvrB gene encoding excinuclease ABC subunit UvrB → MSDIIMSDKTFEIESEFSPQGDQPAAIEELVKGVQEGKRYQTLLGATGTGKTFTIAQTIAKLQRPTLIIAHNKTLAAQLASEFKDFFPNNMVEYFVSYYDYFQPEAYIPSSDTYIEKDSSINEEIDKLRHAATSSLFERRDVIIVASVSCIYGLGSPHSYSSMLLSLRVGMEKPRNQILSRLVEIQYQRNDINFVRGTFRVRGDVIEIFPASKGEHAIRVELFGDEIEKITEIDVLTGELVGEREHIAIFPASHFVTQEETMKVALVNIERELEERLEVLREQGKLLEAQRLEQRTRYDIEMMKEVGFCSGIENYSGPLTFRERGDTPYTLMDYFPDDMLIVVDESHVTLPQIRAMYNGDQARKTVLVDHGFRLPSALDNRPLKFDEFEGKMDQIIYVSATPGPYEIEHTDTMVQQIIRPTGLLDPIIELRPTKGQIDDLIGEINDRIAKDERVLITTLTKKMSEDLTDYLKEIGIKVRYLHSEIKTLERMAILRDLRLGVFHVLIGINLLREGLDLPEVSLVAILDADKEGFLRSERSLIQTIGRAARNSEGRVILYGDKVTDSMEKAMKETERRRAIQIAYNEEHGITPQTIRKKVRDVIEATKVAESKKDYLTGAAEKMSKKERKSLIQRLEAEMKDAAKNLQFERAAELRDALLELRAE, encoded by the coding sequence ATGAGCGATATTATAATGAGCGACAAAACGTTCGAAATCGAATCAGAGTTTTCTCCCCAAGGTGATCAGCCTGCAGCCATTGAAGAATTGGTGAAGGGCGTTCAGGAGGGGAAGAGATATCAGACATTGCTGGGTGCAACCGGTACGGGTAAGACGTTCACCATTGCACAGACGATTGCCAAGCTGCAACGTCCCACACTGATTATTGCCCACAATAAAACGCTGGCAGCTCAGCTTGCAAGTGAGTTCAAAGACTTTTTTCCAAATAACATGGTTGAGTATTTTGTCAGTTACTACGATTACTTTCAGCCAGAGGCCTATATTCCTTCCTCGGATACGTACATCGAGAAGGATTCAAGTATCAATGAAGAGATCGATAAGTTGCGCCATGCGGCTACGAGTTCATTGTTTGAACGCAGAGATGTCATTATTGTAGCGAGTGTATCCTGCATCTATGGTTTGGGTTCGCCGCACTCCTATTCCAGCATGCTTCTGTCCCTGCGGGTAGGGATGGAGAAACCGCGCAATCAGATTTTGTCCCGTCTGGTGGAGATTCAGTATCAGCGAAATGACATTAACTTTGTGCGTGGTACGTTCCGCGTTCGCGGTGACGTTATCGAGATTTTCCCGGCATCGAAGGGTGAACATGCGATTCGGGTGGAATTGTTCGGTGATGAGATTGAGAAAATTACGGAGATTGATGTGTTAACCGGAGAACTGGTTGGGGAACGTGAGCACATTGCGATATTCCCGGCATCTCACTTCGTAACCCAGGAAGAGACGATGAAGGTTGCGCTAGTGAATATTGAGCGTGAACTGGAAGAGCGTCTTGAAGTATTGCGTGAACAGGGGAAATTGTTGGAGGCTCAGCGACTGGAGCAACGTACACGGTACGATATCGAGATGATGAAAGAAGTCGGCTTCTGTTCAGGGATTGAAAACTATTCCGGCCCACTGACATTCCGCGAACGAGGCGATACACCTTACACGCTAATGGACTATTTTCCGGATGATATGTTGATTGTGGTCGATGAGTCCCACGTGACTCTTCCACAGATCCGTGCGATGTATAACGGTGACCAAGCACGGAAGACTGTACTGGTTGATCACGGATTCCGTCTGCCATCTGCGCTGGATAACCGCCCTCTCAAATTCGATGAGTTTGAAGGGAAGATGGATCAGATTATCTATGTATCTGCGACACCAGGTCCTTACGAGATTGAGCATACGGATACGATGGTGCAACAGATCATTCGTCCAACCGGTCTGCTTGATCCAATTATTGAACTGCGTCCAACGAAGGGGCAGATCGATGACCTGATCGGTGAGATTAATGACCGGATTGCGAAAGACGAGCGGGTCCTGATCACAACATTAACGAAGAAGATGTCCGAGGATTTAACAGATTATCTGAAGGAGATCGGAATCAAGGTACGTTATTTGCACTCCGAGATCAAGACATTGGAGCGTATGGCGATTCTACGTGATCTAAGGCTGGGGGTTTTCCATGTCCTTATCGGAATCAACTTGCTCCGGGAAGGTCTGGATCTTCCTGAAGTTTCTCTGGTAGCCATTTTGGATGCCGATAAAGAAGGCTTCTTACGTTCGGAACGCTCACTGATTCAAACGATTGGTCGGGCGGCGCGGAACAGTGAAGGTCGAGTTATCCTGTACGGTGACAAAGTGACAGATTCGATGGAAAAAGCGATGAAGGAAACGGAACGCCGTCGTGCGATCCAAATTGCGTATAACGAGGAGCATGGCATTACACCACAGACGATTCGCAAAAAAGTGCGTGATGTGATTGAAGCAACCAAAGTTGCCGAATCCAAGAAAGACTATCTTACAGGCGCTGCCGAGAAGATGTCGAAGAAGGAACGTAAGTCGCTTATTCAGCGCCTAGAGGCAGAGATGAAAGACGCAGCCAAAAACTTGCAGTTTGAGCGTGCTGCTGAACTTCGTGATGCATTGCTGGAACTGCGCGCAGAATAG
- the uvrA gene encoding excinuclease ABC subunit UvrA — protein MASENIVIKGARAHNLKNIDITIPRDRFVVLTGLSGSGKSSLAFDTIYAEGQRRYVESLSAYARQFLGQMEKPDVDSIEGLSPAISIDQKTTSRNPRSTVGTVTEIYDYLRLLFARVGHPHCPDHGVEISSQTVEQMVDRIMQYPERTRLQILAPIVSGRKGEHKSIFADVSKQGFVRVRVNGELRDLSEDIQLEKNKKHTIEVVVDRIVIKEEVQSRLADSIETALNLSGGQLLVDIMGEEELRFSSNFACPVCGFSIEELAPRMFSFNSPFGACPDCDGLGVKMIVDPDLLVPDRSKTIEEGAFDAWTGGTSTYYPQFLKSVCEHFNIPQNVPVEDLPAEQMNKLLQGTGTEKIRFRYENDFGQRKEALVTFEGIVNNLERRYRETASEGIREFIEGYMSAKPCGTCKGQRLKRESLAVTINDHNMAYVTSLSIGEAGRFFDSLQLSEKEEIIAKLILKEINSRLGFLVNVGLDYLTLSRAAGTLSGGEAQRIRLATQIGSSLMGVLYILDEPSIGLHQRDNDRLISTLAHMRDIGNTLIVVEHDEDTMMAADYIIDIGPGAGIHGGTIMSQGTPEEIMNDENSLTGQYLSGRKFIPVRTERRSVGDRWLEVRGAKENNLKNLNVKIPVGVFTAVTGVSGSGKSTLINEILYKTLARDLNRARVRPGQHKEIRGLEHIDKVIDIDQSPIGRTPRSNPATYTGVFDDIRDLFAQTNEAKVRGYKKGRFSFNIKGGRCEACRGDGIIKIEMHFLPDVYVPCEVCKGKRYNRETLEVKYKNRNIADVLEMTVEDATQFFENIPKIHRKMQTLLDVGLGYINLGQPATTLSGGEAQRVKLASELYRRSTGKTIYILDEPTTGLHVDDIDRLLNVLHRLVDSGESVLVIEHNLDVIKTADYIVDLGPEGGSGGGTIVATGTPEDIIKVEASYTGKYLKPVLERDTERSKTLQLTE, from the coding sequence TTGGCGAGCGAGAACATTGTCATCAAAGGCGCGCGAGCGCATAACCTCAAAAACATTGATATCACCATCCCGCGTGACCGTTTTGTTGTATTGACCGGTCTGAGTGGCTCAGGCAAGTCCTCGCTGGCTTTTGATACGATATATGCCGAAGGACAGCGACGTTACGTTGAATCATTATCGGCTTATGCACGGCAGTTTCTGGGGCAGATGGAGAAACCGGACGTTGATTCCATTGAAGGATTGTCACCAGCTATTTCCATAGATCAGAAAACGACAAGCCGTAACCCGCGTTCCACCGTCGGAACCGTTACGGAAATCTATGACTACCTGCGTCTGTTATTTGCACGTGTGGGACATCCTCATTGTCCGGATCATGGCGTGGAAATTAGCTCCCAGACCGTAGAACAAATGGTTGACCGCATAATGCAATATCCTGAGCGGACCCGGTTGCAGATTCTGGCACCTATTGTCTCGGGACGCAAGGGTGAACACAAAAGTATATTTGCCGATGTGTCCAAGCAGGGCTTTGTTCGTGTACGGGTTAACGGTGAATTGCGTGATTTGTCGGAAGATATTCAATTGGAGAAGAACAAAAAGCATACGATTGAAGTCGTCGTTGACCGGATCGTGATTAAGGAAGAAGTGCAATCACGTTTGGCCGATTCTATTGAGACTGCACTTAATTTGTCCGGTGGACAGCTGCTGGTAGATATTATGGGTGAGGAAGAGCTGCGCTTCAGTTCCAACTTTGCCTGCCCGGTGTGCGGATTCAGTATTGAAGAGCTGGCGCCGCGCATGTTTTCGTTCAACAGCCCATTCGGTGCCTGCCCGGATTGTGATGGATTAGGTGTCAAAATGATTGTTGACCCGGACCTGTTGGTGCCGGATCGAAGCAAAACAATTGAAGAGGGTGCGTTTGATGCCTGGACAGGTGGTACATCCACCTATTATCCGCAGTTCCTCAAATCGGTATGCGAACACTTTAACATTCCGCAAAACGTACCTGTAGAAGATCTGCCTGCTGAACAAATGAACAAGCTGTTGCAGGGTACAGGTACGGAGAAAATTCGTTTCCGGTACGAGAATGATTTTGGACAACGGAAAGAAGCATTGGTTACCTTTGAAGGTATTGTGAATAATCTGGAGCGTCGTTACCGTGAGACAGCATCCGAAGGTATCCGTGAATTCATTGAAGGTTATATGAGTGCCAAGCCTTGTGGAACATGTAAAGGACAGCGACTGAAACGTGAAAGCCTTGCTGTTACGATTAACGATCACAACATGGCGTATGTGACAAGTTTGTCCATTGGAGAAGCTGGCCGTTTCTTCGATTCGCTACAATTGAGTGAGAAAGAAGAAATAATCGCCAAACTTATTTTAAAAGAAATCAACAGCCGTCTCGGCTTCCTAGTAAACGTAGGACTGGATTACCTGACCCTGAGCCGTGCTGCAGGAACGTTGTCCGGTGGTGAAGCCCAGCGGATCAGACTGGCGACACAGATTGGTTCCAGCCTGATGGGTGTGCTGTATATTCTGGATGAGCCGAGTATCGGTCTGCATCAACGGGATAACGATCGTCTGATCTCCACACTCGCTCACATGCGGGATATCGGTAACACACTGATCGTGGTTGAACATGATGAGGATACGATGATGGCCGCCGATTATATTATCGATATTGGTCCGGGGGCAGGAATCCACGGTGGTACCATCATGTCGCAGGGTACACCGGAAGAAATCATGAATGACGAGAACTCGTTAACGGGTCAATATCTGAGTGGGCGCAAGTTTATTCCGGTTCGTACAGAACGCCGTAGTGTCGGGGACCGCTGGCTGGAAGTGCGTGGAGCGAAGGAAAATAACCTGAAAAACCTCAATGTAAAAATTCCAGTGGGTGTATTTACCGCAGTAACGGGTGTATCCGGCTCGGGTAAATCGACGCTAATTAATGAGATTTTGTATAAAACGCTTGCTCGTGATTTGAACCGTGCACGGGTACGTCCAGGTCAGCACAAAGAGATTCGCGGTCTGGAACATATTGATAAAGTTATTGATATTGACCAGTCACCAATCGGACGAACACCACGCTCCAACCCGGCTACGTATACAGGCGTCTTTGATGACATCCGTGATCTGTTTGCACAGACCAATGAAGCCAAAGTGCGCGGATACAAAAAAGGTCGGTTCAGTTTCAATATTAAAGGTGGACGTTGTGAAGCATGTCGAGGGGACGGCATTATCAAAATTGAGATGCACTTCCTGCCGGATGTCTACGTGCCTTGTGAGGTCTGCAAAGGCAAACGGTATAATCGCGAAACACTTGAAGTCAAATACAAAAATAGAAATATTGCAGATGTGCTGGAAATGACGGTAGAGGATGCAACGCAGTTCTTCGAGAACATTCCGAAAATTCATCGCAAAATGCAAACCTTGCTCGACGTGGGGTTGGGCTACATTAACTTGGGCCAGCCTGCAACAACGTTGTCCGGTGGTGAAGCACAACGCGTGAAGCTCGCTTCCGAGCTGTATCGTCGTAGTACGGGTAAAACGATCTATATTCTGGATGAGCCAACGACCGGTCTTCATGTCGACGATATTGATCGTCTGCTGAACGTCCTGCACCGTCTGGTGGATTCCGGAGAATCGGTACTCGTTATCGAGCATAACCTGGATGTTATCAAAACAGCCGATTATATCGTTGATCTGGGTCCGGAAGGTGGAAGCGGTGGCGGAACTATTGTTGCGACAGGTACGCCTGAGGATATTATTAAAGTGGAAGCCTCCTATACCGGTAAGTACTTGAAGCCAGTATTGGAGCGGGATACGGAACGAAGCAAGACGTTACAATTGACGGAGTAA
- a CDS encoding U32 family peptidase encodes MKTATIRREDVELLAPAGDWDCMRSAVANGADAIFFGVEKFNARARANNFRMDELPEIMAFLHSYGVKGFLTFNILIFENELTDARELIDACVDAGVDAVIVQDLGLVKMIREISPDFPIHGSTQMTITSPEAVEFTKPFDMERVVLGRENNLKQIQKIGEQAKLPMEVFVHGALCVSYSGQCLTSEMWGGRSANRGECAQACRLPYDLMVDGEHKPMGDVAYLLSPKDLAAIDLMPELIEAGVTSFKIEGRLKTPEYVANVVSKYRKAIDRYFDGDNTPPSKEEVRELQQSFSRGFTHGFLDGTNNKQLVDGTFPKSRGVYLGRVDQVLRDGVVLKLDAPVKRGDGIVFDAGDPTKKEEGGRVYDVRRKGVKLEGEAEEGWIVDVVPGRSDVDLRRVKVGDKVWKTNDPALDKRLRQSFEIEKPYRIFPVNVKVIGSPGQPLSTWWTDVQKGTTVRVNSEMELDIAQKRPMTHELLEEQFGRLGGTVFQLEELDVNLHGDVIIPMRELNNIRRQAVEQLAGERPKPPVYVKRAVEVYGDAVKPAAPVARGHAELTALCRSLPQVEAALEAGVGMIYADFEFIKQFPAAVEAVRAAGRKIALATPRIHMPGENGYHNNILRLQPDAVLVRNTGALYFYLRHRMENPDAKHPELIGDFSLNIANHKAVELFLEAGCDWITPSYDLNIQQMVDLLGHSRTSQTEVVIHQHLPMFHTEHCVYCTFMSEGTDFTNCGRPCEDHRASLQDRIGMSHPVRVDEGCRNTVYNAVEQSGAEYLTNFMDLGVSRYRVEFLEETPEQVREVIDLYNRALRGEISGTQVWKTLKATNQLGVTRGQLVK; translated from the coding sequence ATGAAAACAGCAACAATACGAAGAGAAGACGTTGAGCTTCTGGCACCCGCAGGTGACTGGGACTGTATGCGTTCGGCGGTAGCCAACGGCGCGGATGCGATTTTCTTCGGAGTCGAAAAATTTAATGCACGGGCACGGGCGAACAATTTCCGTATGGACGAGCTGCCTGAGATTATGGCGTTTTTGCACAGTTATGGCGTAAAAGGTTTTTTGACCTTTAATATATTGATTTTTGAAAATGAATTGACGGATGCCAGAGAACTGATCGACGCTTGTGTCGATGCAGGTGTGGACGCCGTGATTGTACAGGATTTGGGTCTGGTCAAAATGATTCGCGAGATCTCGCCGGACTTCCCGATTCACGGTTCAACCCAAATGACGATTACGTCACCGGAAGCGGTGGAGTTTACGAAGCCGTTTGATATGGAACGTGTCGTGCTTGGACGGGAGAACAACCTGAAGCAGATTCAGAAGATCGGAGAACAGGCGAAGTTGCCGATGGAAGTATTTGTTCACGGTGCGTTGTGTGTGTCTTATTCCGGGCAATGTTTGACTTCTGAAATGTGGGGCGGACGCTCCGCCAACCGTGGGGAATGTGCACAGGCTTGTCGTCTGCCGTACGACCTGATGGTGGATGGCGAGCATAAACCAATGGGCGATGTGGCATATCTGCTGTCTCCGAAGGATCTGGCTGCGATTGACTTGATGCCGGAACTGATCGAAGCAGGCGTAACTTCCTTCAAAATCGAAGGACGTCTCAAAACGCCGGAATACGTGGCCAACGTGGTTAGTAAATACCGCAAAGCGATTGACCGTTACTTTGATGGAGATAATACTCCTCCAAGTAAGGAAGAAGTTCGTGAATTGCAGCAGAGCTTCTCTCGTGGATTCACACACGGTTTCCTGGACGGAACGAATAATAAACAGCTGGTTGACGGTACGTTCCCGAAAAGCCGTGGCGTCTATCTGGGTCGTGTAGACCAAGTATTGCGTGATGGTGTCGTCCTGAAGCTTGATGCACCAGTGAAACGTGGAGACGGAATTGTATTTGATGCCGGAGATCCGACGAAGAAGGAAGAGGGCGGACGTGTCTACGATGTACGTCGCAAAGGCGTGAAGCTTGAAGGCGAAGCAGAGGAAGGCTGGATCGTGGACGTTGTACCAGGCCGTAGTGACGTGGACCTGCGCCGCGTGAAAGTTGGCGACAAAGTATGGAAAACGAATGATCCAGCGCTGGACAAACGTCTGCGTCAGAGCTTTGAAATCGAGAAGCCTTATCGTATCTTCCCGGTAAACGTAAAAGTTATCGGCAGCCCAGGGCAGCCGCTTAGCACATGGTGGACGGACGTGCAGAAGGGCACGACGGTCCGTGTTAATTCCGAGATGGAACTGGATATTGCCCAGAAGCGTCCAATGACACACGAACTGCTCGAAGAGCAATTCGGACGTCTGGGCGGCACTGTGTTCCAGCTGGAAGAATTGGACGTCAACTTGCACGGTGACGTCATCATCCCGATGCGCGAGTTGAATAACATTCGCCGTCAGGCGGTGGAACAACTCGCGGGCGAGCGCCCTAAACCGCCCGTCTACGTGAAACGGGCGGTGGAAGTCTACGGCGATGCGGTTAAACCAGCAGCGCCAGTTGCTCGCGGTCATGCGGAGCTGACCGCGCTATGCCGCAGCCTGCCACAAGTGGAGGCAGCGCTGGAAGCAGGTGTCGGCATGATCTACGCCGACTTCGAGTTTATCAAGCAGTTCCCGGCAGCGGTGGAAGCTGTTCGTGCCGCAGGCCGCAAGATTGCGTTGGCAACACCACGCATTCATATGCCTGGCGAGAACGGGTATCACAACAACATCCTGCGTTTGCAGCCGGATGCTGTGCTCGTACGTAATACGGGTGCATTGTACTTCTACTTGCGCCACCGGATGGAGAACCCGGATGCGAAGCATCCTGAATTGATCGGTGACTTCTCACTCAACATTGCCAATCACAAAGCAGTGGAACTGTTCCTGGAAGCGGGTTGTGACTGGATTACGCCTTCTTATGACCTGAACATTCAGCAAATGGTTGATTTGCTGGGACACTCCCGTACAAGTCAGACGGAAGTCGTTATTCATCAGCATTTGCCGATGTTCCATACCGAGCACTGTGTGTACTGTACGTTTATGAGTGAAGGAACGGACTTTACGAACTGTGGACGTCCATGTGAAGATCACCGGGCTTCCTTGCAAGACCGGATCGGCATGTCTCACCCGGTACGTGTGGACGAAGGCTGCCGTAATACCGTGTATAATGCGGTGGAACAATCCGGTGCAGAATACCTGACCAACTTCATGGATCTGGGTGTATCCCGCTACCGTGTGGAATTCCTGGAGGAAACTCCAGAGCAGGTGCGTGAGGTTATTGATCTGTATAACCGTGCTCTGCGTGGCGAGATCAGTGGTACACAAGTTTGGAAAACGCTGAAAGCAACAAACCAGCTTGGCGTAACGCGTGGTCAACTGGTGAAATAA